In Thioalkalivibrio paradoxus ARh 1, the following are encoded in one genomic region:
- the nusG gene encoding transcription termination/antitermination protein NusG, with the protein MALRWYVVQAFSGFEGQVKRSLQERIERYGMQDHFGQILVPTEEVVEMKDGQKRKSERKFFPGYVLVQMDLNDEAWHLVKSVPRVLGFIGGSADKPAPISEKEADAILQRMQEGAEKPRPKVLFEVGEMVRVTDGPFNDFSGVVEEVNYDKSRLLVAVQIFGRSTPVELEFHQVEKT; encoded by the coding sequence ATGGCATTGCGCTGGTATGTGGTTCAGGCCTTCTCCGGCTTCGAGGGGCAGGTGAAGCGTTCGCTGCAGGAGCGGATCGAACGCTACGGAATGCAGGATCATTTCGGCCAGATCCTCGTGCCCACCGAAGAGGTGGTCGAGATGAAGGACGGGCAGAAGCGCAAGAGCGAGCGCAAGTTCTTCCCCGGCTACGTGCTGGTGCAGATGGACCTGAACGACGAGGCCTGGCATCTGGTGAAGTCGGTTCCGCGCGTGCTCGGCTTCATCGGCGGCTCCGCCGACAAGCCGGCGCCGATCAGCGAGAAAGAGGCCGACGCGATCCTGCAGCGCATGCAGGAAGGCGCGGAGAAACCGCGGCCCAAGGTACTGTTCGAGGTCGGCGAAATGGTGCGCGTCACCGACGGCCCGTTCAACGACTTCAGCGGTGTGGTCGAAGAGGTCAATTACGACAAGAGCCGCCTGCTGGTCGCGGTGCAGATCTTTGGGCGCTCGACGCCCGTGGAGCTCGAGTTCCACCAAGTCGAGAAAACCTGA
- the pilB gene encoding type IV-A pilus assembly ATPase PilB has product MPNPVSSARLPGLARRLVDAGLAEAAAMAALVDEAREQQTPLVAMLATRTKIPEGRLAEAAGEEFGLPVFDLAAFDRDLLPKEHLIENLIRKHHALPLLQRGNRLSVAISDPTNLSATDEFKFATGLSIETVLVEHNKLDRLIEDSISAAMAMMDDLDDDGFAELAVSAGEEDHDDDATEGIDDAPVVRFVNKLMLDAIRRKASDIHLEPYEKDFRVRFRIDGMLYDVGHPPISLAPRIIARVKVMSRMDIAERRIPQDGRIKLKLSRSRAIDFRVSSCPTLYGEKIVMRILDSDAAMLSIDVLGFDEEQKKQYLRALSRPYGMILVTGPTGSGKTVSLYTGLGILNTNDRNISTAEDPAEINMPGINQVNVHPKIGLTFANALRAFLRQDPDVIMVGEIRDLETAEIAIKAAQTGHLVLSTLHTNDAPQTLTRLANMGVPAYNLASSILLIIAQRLARRLCPACKEPEQLPEDVLLKEGFSPGDISEGITLYRPVGCDQCTDGYKGRVGIYQVLPISENMQRLILEGGNSMQMAEQAEREGVNDLRLAGLLKARAGVTSLEEINRVTTD; this is encoded by the coding sequence ATGCCGAATCCCGTCTCCTCCGCACGTCTGCCCGGGCTGGCGCGCCGCCTGGTGGACGCCGGTCTGGCCGAAGCAGCCGCGATGGCGGCGCTGGTCGACGAGGCCCGCGAACAGCAAACACCGCTGGTCGCGATGCTGGCCACGCGCACCAAGATCCCCGAGGGTCGGCTGGCGGAGGCCGCCGGAGAGGAGTTCGGGCTTCCGGTTTTCGACCTGGCGGCTTTCGACCGCGACCTGCTGCCGAAGGAACACCTGATCGAGAACCTGATCCGCAAGCATCACGCGCTGCCGCTGCTGCAACGCGGCAACCGGCTGTCGGTAGCGATCTCGGATCCCACCAACCTCTCCGCCACCGATGAATTCAAGTTTGCCACCGGGCTGAGCATCGAGACGGTGCTGGTCGAGCACAACAAGCTCGACCGGCTGATCGAGGACTCGATCAGCGCCGCGATGGCGATGATGGACGATCTCGACGACGACGGATTCGCCGAACTGGCGGTATCGGCCGGCGAGGAAGACCACGACGACGACGCCACCGAGGGCATCGACGATGCCCCGGTCGTGCGCTTCGTGAACAAGCTGATGCTCGACGCGATCCGGCGCAAGGCCTCCGATATCCACCTGGAGCCCTACGAAAAGGATTTCCGCGTCCGCTTTCGCATCGACGGCATGCTCTACGATGTCGGACATCCCCCGATCAGCCTGGCGCCGCGAATTATCGCGCGCGTGAAGGTGATGTCCCGGATGGACATTGCCGAGCGGCGCATCCCCCAGGACGGCCGGATCAAGCTGAAACTCTCGCGCAGCCGGGCAATCGACTTCCGTGTCAGTAGCTGCCCGACGCTGTACGGCGAGAAGATCGTGATGCGCATCCTCGACTCCGACGCCGCCATGCTCAGCATCGATGTGCTGGGCTTCGACGAAGAACAGAAGAAACAGTACCTGCGCGCGTTGAGCCGCCCGTACGGGATGATCCTCGTCACCGGCCCGACCGGCTCGGGGAAGACGGTGTCGCTGTACACCGGTCTCGGCATCCTGAACACCAACGACCGGAACATCTCCACCGCCGAGGATCCGGCCGAAATCAATATGCCGGGGATCAACCAGGTCAACGTTCACCCGAAGATCGGGCTGACCTTCGCCAACGCTCTGCGCGCGTTCCTGCGCCAGGATCCGGACGTGATCATGGTCGGCGAAATACGCGATCTCGAGACCGCGGAAATCGCGATCAAGGCGGCCCAGACGGGTCACCTCGTATTGTCGACGCTGCACACCAACGACGCGCCGCAGACGCTGACGCGGCTCGCGAACATGGGGGTGCCGGCCTACAACCTCGCGTCGTCGATCCTGTTGATCATCGCCCAACGCCTGGCCCGGCGGCTGTGCCCGGCCTGCAAGGAACCCGAACAGCTCCCCGAAGATGTGTTGCTCAAGGAGGGCTTCAGCCCTGGCGACATCTCCGAGGGCATCACGCTCTACCGGCCGGTCGGCTGCGACCAGTGCACCGATGGCTATAAGGGGCGGGTGGGCATCTATCAGGTGCTGCCGATCTCGGAAAACATGCAGCGGCTGATCCTCGAGGGTGGCAACAGCATGCAGATGGCGGAGCAGGCCGAGCGCGAGGGTGTAAACGACCTGCGCCTTGCAGGCCTGCTGAAGGCCCGGGCCGGGGTGACGAGCCTCGAGGAAATCAACCGAGTGACCACGGACTGA
- the tuf gene encoding elongation factor Tu yields the protein MSKEKFERKKPHVNVGTIGHVDHGKTTLTAALTVVQGKKFGGESKAYDQIDNAPEEKARGITIATAHVEYETDARHYAHVDCPGHADYVKNMITGAAQMDGAILVVSAADGPMPQTREHILLARQVGVPYIVVYLNKADMVDDAELLELVEMEVRDLLSSYDFPGDDTPIITGSALKALEGDDSEIGSQSIDKLVAALDSYIPEPERAVDGAFLMPVEDVFSISGRGTVVTGRVERGIVKVGDEVEIVGIRDTQKTTVTGVEMFRKLLDQGQAGDNVGVLLRGTKRDDVERGQVLCKPGSITPHTKFEAEVYILGKDEGGRHTPFFNGYRPQFYFRTTDVTGSCDLPEGVEMVMPGDNVKMTVSLISPIAMEDGLRFAIREGGRTVGAGVVSKIIE from the coding sequence ATGTCCAAGGAAAAATTCGAGCGTAAGAAGCCGCATGTGAATGTGGGAACGATTGGTCACGTGGACCACGGGAAGACGACGCTGACGGCGGCGTTGACGGTGGTGCAGGGGAAGAAGTTTGGTGGCGAGTCGAAGGCCTACGACCAGATTGACAACGCGCCGGAAGAGAAGGCGCGCGGGATCACGATTGCGACGGCGCATGTCGAGTACGAGACCGATGCGCGGCATTATGCGCACGTGGACTGTCCTGGGCACGCGGACTACGTGAAGAACATGATCACGGGTGCGGCGCAGATGGACGGAGCGATCCTGGTGGTATCGGCGGCGGACGGTCCGATGCCGCAGACGCGGGAGCACATTCTGCTGGCGCGTCAGGTGGGTGTGCCGTACATCGTGGTATACCTGAACAAGGCGGACATGGTGGACGACGCCGAGCTTCTGGAGCTGGTGGAGATGGAGGTTCGGGACCTGCTGTCGAGCTATGACTTCCCGGGCGACGACACGCCGATCATCACCGGATCGGCGCTGAAGGCGCTGGAGGGGGACGACAGCGAGATTGGTTCGCAGTCGATCGACAAGCTGGTGGCGGCGCTGGATTCGTACATTCCGGAGCCGGAGCGTGCGGTGGACGGTGCGTTTTTGATGCCGGTGGAAGACGTATTTTCGATTTCCGGCCGCGGCACGGTGGTGACGGGCCGGGTCGAGCGTGGGATTGTGAAGGTGGGCGACGAGGTCGAGATTGTCGGCATTCGCGACACGCAGAAGACCACGGTGACGGGTGTGGAGATGTTCCGCAAGCTGCTGGATCAGGGGCAGGCGGGCGACAACGTCGGGGTGTTGCTGCGCGGGACGAAGCGTGACGACGTGGAGCGCGGTCAGGTGTTGTGCAAGCCGGGATCGATCACGCCGCACACGAAGTTCGAGGCGGAGGTGTACATTCTGGGCAAGGACGAGGGTGGACGCCACACGCCGTTTTTCAATGGCTATCGTCCGCAGTTTTATTTCCGGACGACGGACGTGACGGGCTCCTGCGATCTTCCTGAAGGCGTCGAGATGGTGATGCCGGGTGACAACGTGAAAATGACGGTGTCGCTGATCAGCCCGATTGCGATGGAAGACGGGCTGCGCTTCGCGATTCGCGAGGGTGGCCGCACCGTCGGCGCCGGCGTCGTCTCCAAGATCATCGAGTGA
- the rplL gene encoding 50S ribosomal protein L7/L12, whose product MAVSKEEILETIGNMTVLEIVDLISAMEEKFGVSAAAAVAAAPAAAAGEAPAEEVKDEFNVVMTSFGSNKVGVIKVVRALTGLGLKEAKDMVEGAPTTVKEGANKEEAEKMKKELEEAGASVELK is encoded by the coding sequence ATGGCAGTCTCGAAAGAGGAAATCCTGGAAACGATCGGCAACATGACGGTGCTGGAAATCGTCGACCTGATCAGTGCAATGGAAGAAAAGTTCGGCGTCTCCGCCGCTGCTGCGGTGGCGGCTGCGCCGGCCGCTGCTGCGGGCGAGGCCCCTGCAGAAGAAGTCAAGGACGAATTCAACGTCGTGATGACCAGCTTCGGCTCGAACAAGGTCGGCGTGATCAAGGTCGTGCGTGCGCTGACCGGTCTGGGCCTGAAGGAAGCGAAGGACATGGTCGAAGGTGCGCCGACCACCGTGAAGGAAGGCGCGAACAAGGAAGAAGCCGAAAAGATGAAGAAAGAACTGGAAGAGGCCGGTGCCTCGGTCGAGCTGAAGTAA
- the rplJ gene encoding 50S ribosomal protein L10 yields the protein MNLDDKKVIVSELAAVAASAHSAVAAEYRGLTVGQMTELRKQARSSGVYLRVVKNSLARRAVEGTDFECMQQGLVGPLVLAFSKEEPGSAARLVKSFAKTHDKLQVKLVSFGGQMLGAGDLDRLASMPTRDEAISLLMAVMKAPLDKFARTVNEVPGKLVRTVAAIRDQKQAAA from the coding sequence TTGAATCTCGATGACAAGAAGGTGATTGTCTCGGAACTGGCCGCGGTTGCTGCCTCGGCGCATTCCGCGGTTGCAGCGGAATACCGTGGTCTGACGGTGGGCCAGATGACCGAACTGCGCAAGCAGGCGCGGTCGTCGGGGGTCTACCTGCGGGTCGTGAAGAACAGCCTCGCCCGGCGCGCGGTGGAGGGAACCGACTTCGAATGCATGCAGCAGGGGCTGGTGGGTCCGCTGGTGCTGGCGTTCAGCAAGGAGGAGCCCGGGTCCGCCGCACGGCTGGTGAAGTCCTTCGCGAAGACCCACGACAAGCTGCAAGTCAAGCTGGTGTCCTTTGGCGGGCAGATGCTGGGCGCGGGCGATCTCGATCGTCTCGCCAGTATGCCCACCCGTGACGAAGCCATCAGTCTGCTGATGGCCGTGATGAAGGCCCCGCTCGACAAGTTCGCCCGCACCGTGAACGAGGTGCCGGGCAAGCTGGTGCGCACCGTCGCAGCGATCCGTGATCAAAAGCAGGCAGCCGCCTGA
- a CDS encoding Nudix family hydrolase, whose protein sequence is MGLLRDADGRVLVSRRRRDAHLGGLWEFPGGKCGAGEPARAALDRELQEELGIRVRDAVETLVIPHRYPDRRVELRVFRVDRWEQAVVAREGQPLRWVDPEGLDALAFPAASRAIVHAARLPGTYLVSPEPPSPAQIAEWVDWVEQGIIANGVRLLQVRAPGLEREAFLDYAGRLLEVAARHRVEALVNAPESWLDRLPAAGWHLTEQRLRSLRARPDREGWLAASVHDRDGLLRAMALPVDFVVVAPVRPTRTHPGARALGLPAFATLRAEASCPVFALGGMTPDDLPAVRALGAQGIAAIRGLLPAARA, encoded by the coding sequence GTGGGCCTGCTGCGTGATGCGGATGGCCGGGTGCTGGTTTCCCGGCGCCGCCGGGACGCGCATCTTGGGGGCCTCTGGGAGTTTCCCGGCGGCAAGTGTGGCGCCGGAGAGCCGGCACGCGCTGCGCTGGACCGGGAGCTGCAGGAAGAACTCGGGATACGCGTGCGCGACGCGGTGGAAACGCTCGTGATCCCCCATCGCTACCCTGATCGGCGGGTCGAACTGCGGGTGTTTCGGGTCGATCGCTGGGAACAGGCCGTGGTCGCCCGCGAGGGCCAGCCGTTGCGCTGGGTGGACCCGGAAGGGCTCGATGCCCTCGCGTTCCCGGCCGCGAGCCGGGCGATCGTGCATGCCGCCCGGCTTCCCGGAACCTACCTGGTTTCGCCGGAGCCGCCGTCGCCGGCGCAGATCGCAGAGTGGGTGGACTGGGTGGAACAGGGGATCATCGCGAACGGGGTCCGGCTGCTGCAGGTACGTGCCCCGGGCCTGGAGCGCGAAGCGTTCCTCGACTATGCGGGTCGGTTGCTGGAGGTCGCGGCACGGCATCGCGTGGAGGCCCTGGTGAATGCGCCCGAAAGCTGGCTGGACCGCCTGCCAGCGGCTGGCTGGCACCTGACCGAGCAACGCCTGCGATCGCTACGGGCGCGCCCCGACCGGGAGGGCTGGCTGGCGGCGTCGGTGCATGATCGCGACGGCCTGCTGCGGGCGATGGCGTTGCCGGTCGATTTCGTCGTCGTGGCGCCCGTTCGGCCGACCCGAACGCATCCCGGTGCCCGTGCCCTCGGGTTGCCGGCGTTCGCGACGCTGCGTGCCGAGGCGAGCTGCCCGGTGTTCGCGCTTGGGGGAATGACCCCGGACGATCTGCCCGCGGTGCGCGCGCTGGGGGCTCAGGGCATTGCCGCGATTCGGGGGCTGCTGCCCGCAGCCCGCGCCTGA
- the coaE gene encoding dephospho-CoA kinase (Dephospho-CoA kinase (CoaE) performs the final step in coenzyme A biosynthesis.) — protein MTILRIGLTGGIGSGKTRVAEFFEAIGAPVIDTDRLSRELLAPGQPLLERIFREFGHGLRRADGSLDRAALRRRIFADPSLRARLEAITHPAIGRSMEERIAGLHPSAAYVVLVIPLLLEAGWQDRVDRILVVDCPEEVQVQRIMTRDRVDERAAWTMVRTQAPRKARLSVADDLIDNSQTDGLAALENRVRELDRIYRSTAG, from the coding sequence GTGACCATCCTCCGGATCGGCCTGACCGGAGGGATCGGCAGCGGCAAGACCCGGGTCGCCGAGTTCTTCGAGGCAATCGGCGCACCGGTGATCGACACCGATCGCCTCTCCCGCGAACTCCTCGCACCCGGGCAGCCGCTGCTCGAACGGATCTTCCGCGAGTTCGGCCACGGGCTGCGCCGTGCCGACGGCAGCCTCGACCGGGCGGCACTGCGCCGGCGCATCTTCGCCGACCCATCGCTGCGCGCGCGGCTCGAGGCCATCACCCATCCGGCGATCGGCCGGTCCATGGAAGAACGGATCGCCGGACTACACCCATCGGCGGCGTACGTCGTGCTGGTCATTCCGCTGCTGCTGGAGGCGGGCTGGCAGGACCGGGTCGACCGCATCCTGGTGGTCGACTGCCCCGAGGAGGTGCAGGTACAGCGGATCATGACGCGGGATCGTGTCGATGAGCGCGCCGCATGGACGATGGTCCGCACCCAGGCCCCGCGAAAGGCACGGCTGAGCGTGGCCGACGACCTTATCGACAACAGCCAGACCGACGGGCTCGCGGCACTCGAAAACCGGGTGCGGGAGCTCGACCGAATCTACCGGAGCACGGCCGGCTGA
- the secE gene encoding preprotein translocase subunit SecE: MSERMEQTGGGLDTVKLSAAVALLIAGVMGFYYFAAESMLVRVLGLLGVVAVAVFIAMTTAKGRQLAGFLGNARTEVRKMVWPTRVETTQTTLIVLGVVILVGIFLWLLDSLLGWIIRQFIG; the protein is encoded by the coding sequence ATGAGTGAACGGATGGAACAGACGGGAGGCGGGCTTGACACCGTCAAGCTCTCCGCAGCTGTCGCGCTGCTGATTGCCGGCGTGATGGGCTTCTACTATTTCGCCGCCGAGTCGATGCTGGTCCGCGTGCTCGGCCTGCTCGGGGTCGTCGCGGTCGCGGTCTTCATTGCGATGACGACCGCCAAGGGCCGCCAACTCGCGGGTTTCCTCGGAAACGCGCGCACCGAAGTGCGCAAGATGGTCTGGCCGACCCGGGTCGAGACCACCCAGACCACGCTGATCGTGCTCGGCGTGGTGATTCTCGTCGGTATCTTCCTCTGGCTGCTGGACTCGCTGCTCGGCTGGATCATCCGGCAGTTCATCGGCTAG
- a CDS encoding prepilin peptidase, producing the protein MLWTEVPAAWAIPAVAVLGLIVGSFLNVVIHRLPRMMQREWEHEARAILEQPEAPESPRYDLWWPRSQCPHCGRAIRARENIPVLSFLLLRARCPGCGGRISWQYPLVELLTAALFAVTVWQLGVGIAGLAALALTGVLIAAAGVDARTTLLPDQLTLPLLWLGLVANLFGLFTDLESAVIGAVAGYLALWAVYHGFRLLTGKEGMGFGDFKLLAALGAWLGWQALPLILLLASLAGAIVGIALILLRGRDRNVPIPFGPYLAAAGWLALIWGDTLIAAYLPP; encoded by the coding sequence ATGCTCTGGACTGAAGTGCCCGCTGCCTGGGCGATTCCGGCGGTGGCCGTGCTCGGCCTGATCGTCGGCAGCTTCCTGAACGTGGTGATCCACCGGCTTCCGCGGATGATGCAGCGCGAGTGGGAACACGAGGCGCGTGCAATCCTGGAACAGCCCGAGGCCCCCGAATCGCCGCGCTACGACCTCTGGTGGCCGCGCTCGCAGTGCCCTCATTGCGGGCGCGCGATCCGCGCCCGGGAGAACATCCCGGTACTCAGCTTCCTGCTGCTGCGGGCGCGCTGCCCGGGCTGCGGCGGCCGGATTTCCTGGCAATACCCGCTGGTGGAGCTGCTCACCGCCGCGCTGTTCGCGGTCACCGTCTGGCAGCTCGGTGTCGGCATCGCCGGCCTCGCGGCCCTCGCCCTCACCGGGGTGCTGATCGCCGCGGCCGGGGTCGACGCGCGCACCACATTGCTCCCGGACCAGTTGACGTTGCCGCTGCTCTGGCTGGGCCTGGTCGCGAACCTGTTCGGGCTGTTCACCGACCTCGAATCCGCGGTGATCGGAGCGGTCGCCGGCTACCTGGCGCTCTGGGCGGTCTACCACGGCTTCCGGCTGCTGACCGGCAAGGAAGGCATGGGCTTCGGCGATTTCAAGCTGCTCGCCGCACTGGGCGCCTGGCTCGGCTGGCAGGCACTGCCGCTGATCCTGCTGCTCGCCTCGCTGGCAGGGGCGATCGTCGGCATCGCACTGATCCTGCTGCGCGGGCGCGACCGCAACGTGCCGATCCCGTTCGGTCCCTATCTGGCCGCGGCCGGATGGCTGGCGCTGATCTGGGGCGACACGCTGATCGCCGCGTATCTGCCGCCGTGA
- the rplK gene encoding 50S ribosomal protein L11, with product MAKKIAAYIKLQVPAGKANPSPPVGPALGQRGVNIMEFCKAFNAATQGIEPGLPIPVVITVYADRSFTYVTKTPPAAILLKKAAGISSGSGTPNTKKVGKVTREQLEEIARTKEPDLTASDLEAAVRTIAGSARSMGLDVEGV from the coding sequence ATGGCCAAGAAGATTGCGGCATACATCAAGCTACAGGTTCCCGCCGGGAAGGCGAATCCGAGCCCGCCGGTGGGTCCGGCGCTCGGTCAGCGCGGCGTGAACATCATGGAATTCTGCAAGGCCTTCAACGCGGCCACGCAGGGAATCGAGCCCGGGTTGCCGATTCCGGTGGTGATCACGGTCTACGCGGATCGCAGCTTCACCTATGTGACCAAGACGCCGCCAGCGGCGATCCTGCTGAAGAAGGCGGCGGGTATCAGCAGTGGCTCGGGCACTCCGAACACCAAGAAGGTCGGCAAGGTGACGCGCGAACAGCTCGAGGAGATCGCGCGCACGAAGGAACCGGACCTGACCGCGTCCGATCTGGAAGCGGCGGTGCGCACCATCGCCGGCAGCGCCCGCAGCATGGGCCTTGACGTGGAGGGTGTCTGA
- the rplA gene encoding 50S ribosomal protein L1 has translation MAKLSKRMKTIREKLHPGQAYPVGEAFDLLREVSGVKFRESIDVSVNLGVDPRKSDQVVRGSTVLPNGTGKTVRVAVFTQGANADAAREAGADIIGMDDLAEQVRAGELNFDVVIASPDAMRVVGQLGQILGPRGLMPNPKVGTVTPDVATAVKNAKSGQVRYRTDKGGIIHCSIGAVDFDSQALTENLNALLADLMKLKPSTAKGVYVRRVTVSSTMGPGVQVDPATLSL, from the coding sequence ATGGCGAAACTGTCCAAACGGATGAAGACGATCCGCGAGAAGCTGCATCCCGGCCAGGCGTATCCGGTCGGCGAAGCCTTCGATCTGCTGCGCGAGGTCTCCGGGGTCAAGTTCCGTGAATCGATCGACGTGTCGGTCAACCTCGGTGTCGATCCGCGCAAGTCGGACCAGGTCGTGCGTGGGTCCACCGTGCTGCCCAACGGCACCGGAAAGACGGTCCGCGTCGCGGTGTTCACGCAGGGCGCCAACGCCGATGCCGCGCGGGAAGCGGGCGCGGACATCATCGGCATGGACGACCTGGCCGAGCAGGTGCGGGCTGGTGAGCTGAATTTCGACGTGGTGATCGCGTCGCCCGATGCGATGCGCGTGGTCGGGCAGCTGGGTCAGATTCTGGGTCCGCGCGGTCTGATGCCGAACCCGAAAGTCGGGACGGTGACGCCGGATGTCGCCACCGCGGTGAAGAACGCGAAAAGCGGTCAGGTGCGCTACCGCACCGACAAGGGCGGCATCATTCACTGTTCCATCGGCGCGGTGGACTTCGACAGCCAGGCGCTGACCGAAAACCTGAATGCGCTGCTCGCGGACCTGATGAAGCTGAAGCCCTCGACGGCCAAGGGTGTCTATGTTCGCCGGGTGACCGTGTCGTCGACGATGGGCCCCGGCGTTCAGGTCGATCCGGCGACGCTCAGCCTCTGA
- a CDS encoding type II secretion system F family protein, whose amino-acid sequence MAETETIFIWEGLNKKGTRVKGETPADSEMLARAELRRNGINVLKIRKKPKSLFSTKKRIKPVDIAYFLRQMTTMLSSGVPLVQAFDIVGRGHENPTMSALIMDLKSSVEGGETFAAALAKHPRHFDDLVTNLVEAGEQSGTLETLLDKVATYKEKTESLKAKIKKAMFYPAAVIVVAIVVTAILLIFVVPQFEALFVGFGADLPAFTRMVVNLSEFVQAWWWAILAAMVAIGFVFVQLRRRSPRFSRFVDLAVLRIPAIGPILRKAAVARFARTLSTMFAAGVPLVEALRSVAGATGNALYAEATERMREETAAGAQLQWSMRNTNVFPNMVVQMVAIGEESGSLDSMLAKVADFYEEEVDNAVDSLSSLLEPLIMVVLGVLIGGLVIAMYLPIFMLGQVI is encoded by the coding sequence ATGGCAGAGACCGAGACAATCTTTATCTGGGAGGGCCTGAACAAGAAAGGGACTCGCGTGAAAGGCGAGACCCCGGCCGACAGCGAAATGCTCGCGCGAGCGGAGCTGCGCCGTAACGGCATCAACGTTCTGAAGATCCGCAAGAAGCCGAAGTCGCTGTTTTCGACCAAGAAGCGGATCAAGCCGGTCGACATCGCCTATTTCCTGCGTCAGATGACGACGATGCTCAGCTCCGGCGTACCGCTGGTGCAGGCGTTCGACATCGTCGGGCGCGGGCACGAGAACCCGACGATGTCGGCGCTGATCATGGACCTGAAGTCCTCGGTCGAGGGGGGCGAGACCTTCGCAGCGGCGCTGGCCAAGCATCCGCGACACTTCGACGATCTGGTGACCAACCTGGTCGAGGCCGGTGAACAGTCGGGCACGCTGGAAACCCTGCTCGACAAGGTCGCGACCTACAAGGAGAAGACCGAAAGCCTCAAGGCCAAGATCAAGAAGGCGATGTTCTATCCCGCCGCGGTGATCGTGGTTGCGATCGTCGTGACCGCAATCCTGCTGATCTTCGTGGTGCCTCAGTTCGAGGCGCTGTTCGTCGGCTTCGGCGCGGACCTGCCGGCGTTCACCCGCATGGTCGTGAACCTCTCGGAATTCGTGCAGGCATGGTGGTGGGCCATACTCGCGGCAATGGTCGCGATTGGCTTTGTCTTCGTTCAGCTGCGGCGGCGATCGCCCCGGTTCAGCCGCTTCGTCGACCTCGCGGTGCTGCGGATACCCGCGATCGGGCCGATCCTGCGCAAGGCGGCGGTGGCGCGGTTCGCCCGGACGCTGTCGACGATGTTCGCGGCGGGCGTGCCGCTGGTCGAGGCGCTGCGCTCGGTGGCCGGAGCGACCGGCAACGCCCTCTACGCCGAGGCCACCGAGCGGATGCGCGAGGAGACCGCGGCCGGGGCCCAGCTGCAATGGTCGATGCGCAACACCAACGTCTTCCCGAACATGGTCGTGCAGATGGTCGCGATCGGCGAAGAATCCGGCTCGCTCGACTCGATGCTCGCGAAGGTCGCCGATTTCTACGAGGAGGAGGTCGACAACGCAGTGGACAGCCTGTCCAGCCTGCTCGAGCCGCTGATCATGGTTGTGCTCGGGGTGCTGATCGGCGGCCTGGTCATCGCGATGTACCTGCCGATCTTCATGCTGGGCCAGGTGATCTAG
- the zapD gene encoding cell division protein ZapD: protein MPDTGQPFAGLDALTESILTFEQPLHERVRLLLRMETLIDRFRQTSLEGRDYDHHHALMVLVDIYSLAGRVDVKRELMGEIERQIANLNRLSTQSGVDQERLTLTMQGQRRLLGRLEDQVGALDQRIKGNEFFTSIRQRTALPGGACDFDLPIYHYWLSQPAAAREELLLEWFQPLETVAEAITQVLTFMRAAGHPHQVIGHDGYYEQSLDTNYAWQLIRVSVTADLQCYPEISAGRQRFTVRFLDPGDFHDRPRIVGRDIPFQLSCCAI, encoded by the coding sequence ATGCCCGATACTGGGCAGCCATTCGCCGGACTGGATGCTTTGACCGAATCCATACTGACATTCGAGCAACCGTTGCACGAGCGCGTGCGCCTGCTGCTGCGCATGGAAACGCTGATCGATCGGTTCCGCCAGACCAGCCTCGAAGGCCGGGACTATGATCACCACCATGCGCTGATGGTGCTGGTCGATATCTATTCCCTGGCCGGTCGTGTCGACGTGAAGCGCGAACTGATGGGCGAAATCGAACGCCAGATCGCGAATTTGAACCGGCTATCGACCCAGTCCGGCGTCGACCAGGAACGGCTCACGCTGACCATGCAGGGGCAACGGCGGCTGCTCGGGCGGCTCGAGGACCAGGTCGGCGCACTCGACCAGCGCATCAAGGGCAACGAGTTCTTCACCAGCATACGGCAGCGGACCGCACTCCCCGGCGGCGCCTGCGACTTCGACCTGCCGATTTATCACTACTGGCTGTCACAGCCTGCAGCTGCCCGCGAAGAACTGCTGCTCGAGTGGTTCCAGCCATTGGAGACCGTCGCCGAGGCCATCACCCAGGTGCTGACCTTCATGCGCGCAGCCGGACACCCGCACCAGGTGATCGGGCACGACGGCTACTACGAGCAGTCCCTGGACACGAACTATGCCTGGCAGCTGATCCGGGTCTCGGTGACCGCCGACCTGCAGTGCTACCCGGAGATCAGCGCCGGGCGCCAGCGATTCACCGTCCGCTTCCTGGATCCGGGCGACTTCCACGACCGCCCGCGGATCGTTGGCCGCGACATCCCGTTCCAGCTGAGCTGCTGCGCGATCTAG